The Salvia splendens isolate huo1 chromosome 21, SspV2, whole genome shotgun sequence genome includes a window with the following:
- the LOC121785280 gene encoding glucan endo-1,3-beta-glucosidase 2-like: MAKRMALVLLLMVLTVSAVSADEEAFIGVNIGTELSDMPHPTQVVALLKAQQLRNVRLYDADRGMLLALANTGIRVAITVPNEQLLGIGQSNSTAANWVAQNVVAHYPATNITTICVGSEVLTAMPNVAPVLINALKYIQSALVASNLARQIKVSTPLSSSMILDSFPPSKAFFNQTWNPVLVPMLKFLQSTGSYFMLNVYPYFDYIQSNGVIPLDYALFKPLPANKEAVDSNTLLRYTNVFDAMVDAAYFAMADLNVTNVPVLVTESGWPSKGDSNEPDANAENANTYNSNLIRHVLKKTGTPKHPSIAVSTYIYELYNEDMKEGPLSEKNWGLFDSDGKPIYILRLTDSGSVLTNDTTNQTYCSAKPGVDSKMLQAALDWACGPGKVDCAPLLQGQACYEPDNVAAHATYAFDTYYHQMGRAPGSCDFNGVATITTTNPSHGSCIFPGSDRNGSLLNGTIPVMDTKSASSPAMFEYMNAFSIANALIGALWIAVVS, translated from the exons ATGGCGAAGAGAATGGCATTGGTGCTTTTACTTATGGTTTTGACAGTGTCAGCTGTTTCTGCTGATGAAg AAGCGTTCATCGGAGTGAACATTGGAACGGAGCTCTCAGATATGCCTCATCCAACTCAGGTGGTTGCACTTCTCAAAGCCCAGCAACTCCGTAATGTCAGGCTGTACGATGCAGACCGTGGCATGCTTCTTGCACTTGCCAATACAGGGATCAGAGTTGCCATCACCGTGCCCAACGAGCAACTTCTAGGCATTGGCCAATCCAACTCAACTGCTGCTAATTGGGTTGCacagaatgtggtggcgcattaccCCGCCACCAATATCACCACAATCTGTGTTGGTTCTGAGGTTCTGACTGCCATGCCGAATGTGGCACCTGTCTTGATCAATGCTCTCAAATATATTCAGTCGGCGCTTGTGGCCTCCAACCTTGCCAGGCAAATCAAAGTGTCGACACCTCTTTCTTCCTCCATGATCCTAGATTCTTTCCCACCATCTAAAGCCTTCTTTAACCAGACGTGGAATCCGGTGTTGGTTCCTATGCTCAAGTTCTTGCAATCCACAGGCTCATATTTCATGCTCAATGTGTATCCTTACTTTGATTACATACAGTCTAATGGCGTCATTCCGTTAGACTATGCGCTCTTCAAGCCTCTCCCGGCTAACAAAGAAGCCGTGGACTCAAACACCCTCCTCCGCTACACTAATGTCTTTGATGCCATGGTTGATGCTGCATATTTTGCAATGGCTGACCTTAATGTCACTAACGTTCCTGTTCTGGTCACTGAGTCTGGATGGCCATCGAAAGGGGATTCCAACGAGCCAGATGCCAATGCGGAGAATGCCAACACTTACAACAGCAACTTGATAAGACATGTGCTGAAGAAAACAGGAACTCCCAAGCATCCCAGCATTGCTGTTAGCACTTACATTTATGAGCTCTACAACGAAGACATGAAAGAGGGACCTCTCTCGGAGAAGAATTGGGGCTTGTTCGATTCAGATGGAAAGCCAATATACATTTTGCGCTTGACTGACTCAGGATCCGTACTGACAAACGACACCACAAACCAGACCTACTGTTCTGCAAAGCCAGGTGTGGACTCGAAAATGCTGCAGGCTGCATTGGACTGGGCTTGTGGGCCTGGGAAGGTGGACTGTGCACCGTTGTTGCAGGGGCAAGCGTGCTACGAACCAGACAACGTGGCTGCACATGCAACATACGCGTTTGACACTTATTACCATCAGATGGGGAGGGCTCCCGGAAGCTGTGATTTCAATGGAGTGGCAACTATCACTACTACCAATCCAA GTCACGGTTCATGCATATTCCCAGGAAG TGACAGGAACGGTTCGCTTTTAAACGGCACCATTCCAGTTATGGACACGAAAAGTGCAAGCTCTCCAGCCATGTTCGAATACATGAATGCTTTTTCCATAGCGAATGCTCTGATTGGAGCACTGTGGATTGCAGTTGTATCGTAG
- the LOC121783315 gene encoding HMG-Y-related protein A-like: MATEELSKPSFLPPYPQMIMEAIAAVKEADGANKSTISQYIEAKYGELGAPHAELLNHHLTAMKDSNEILFVKDNYLLPTSDGPVKRGRGRPPKAKEGPPPAGANVAPPRPRGRPKKDPNAPPAPKKAKTAAVAAPPSGRPRGRPRKVQPLQNGVEA; encoded by the exons ATGGCTACTGAAGAGCTCAGCAAACCCTCCTTTCTTCCCCCATACCCGCAG ATGATTATGGAAGCAATAGCTGCAGTGAAAGAAGCAGATGGAGCAAACAAGTCAACAATTTCTCAATACATTGAGGCGAAGTATGGTGAATTGGGCGCACCACATGCTGAATTGCTCAACCATCACCTCACCGCCATGAAAGACAGCAATGAGATTCTCTTTGTGAAGGACAATTACCTCCTTCCGACCTCCGATGGGCCGGTGAAGCGGGGCCGGGGCCGGCCCCCGAAGGCCAAGGAGGGTCCTCCGCCTGCTGGGGCTAATGTGGCCCCCCCACGCCCCCGTGGCCGCCCGAAGAAGGATCCCAACGCGCCGCCTGCCCCTAAGAAGGCCAAGACCGCGGCTGTGGCTGCTCCACCGAGTGGGAGGCCGAGGGGTCGGCCGAGGAAGGTGCAGCCACTGCAGAATGGTGTGGAGGCATGA